One Maribacter dokdonensis DSW-8 genomic region harbors:
- the metG gene encoding methionine--tRNA ligase: protein MSDIKSPSRYTITAALPYTNGPIHIGHLAGVYVPADIYARYLRSIGKDVAFVCGSDEHGVAISMKAKKEGVTPKDIIDKYHAIIKQSFMDFGITFDNYSRTSAPVHHKTASDFFTTLYKKGDFIEETTAQLYDEEAQQFLADRFVIGTCPKCGNEEAYGDQCENCGSSLNATDLINPKSTITGTVPTTKETKHWFLPLDRYEDFLKDWILKGHKDDWKPNVYGQCKSWIDGGLEPRAVTRDLDWGIPVPVEGGEGKVLYVWFDAPIGYISSTKEWAAREGKDWEPYWKDKDTKLVHFIGKDNIVFHCIIFPSMLKAEGSYILPENVPANEFLNLEGNKLSTSKNWAVWLHEYLVDFPEMQDSLRYTLTANAPETKDNDFTWKDFQARNNNELVAILGNFINRVVVLTNKYYDGKIPATGSLTNVDAETLEQLSKYPEIVSTSIERYRFREAGQELMNLARLGNKYLADEEPWKVIKVDEERVKTIMNVALQIAAGLAVLSEPFLPFTSNKLKNILNLSSSGTERSQSLNWNDVSNKKALLKPEHQINKGELLFRKIEDAEIQTQLDKLEATKKANENENKQVMPQKDTITFDDFSKLDMRVGTIIEAEKIAKAKKLLVLKVDTGLDVRTIVSGIAESFKPEEIVGKKVTVLVNLAPRALRGVESEGMILMTENADGKLVFVNPDEDGVGNGLTIN from the coding sequence ATGTCCGATATTAAATCACCCTCTAGATATACGATTACTGCAGCACTACCTTACACAAATGGTCCAATTCATATTGGTCATTTGGCCGGTGTTTATGTGCCTGCAGATATTTACGCCCGTTACTTAAGATCAATAGGTAAAGATGTCGCCTTTGTTTGCGGTAGCGATGAACATGGTGTTGCCATTTCAATGAAAGCTAAAAAAGAAGGCGTTACCCCAAAAGATATTATTGACAAATACCACGCAATAATTAAACAATCCTTTATGGATTTTGGTATTACGTTCGATAATTATTCTAGAACCTCTGCTCCCGTTCATCACAAAACAGCATCGGATTTCTTTACGACACTCTACAAGAAAGGAGACTTCATAGAGGAAACTACAGCCCAATTATATGATGAGGAAGCCCAGCAATTTTTAGCTGATCGTTTTGTAATAGGTACGTGTCCAAAGTGTGGAAATGAAGAGGCATACGGTGATCAGTGTGAAAATTGTGGGTCAAGTTTAAATGCGACGGATTTAATAAATCCGAAGTCGACCATTACCGGAACAGTACCAACCACCAAGGAAACAAAACACTGGTTCTTACCATTGGACAGATATGAGGATTTTCTTAAGGATTGGATATTAAAAGGACATAAGGACGATTGGAAACCAAATGTTTACGGTCAATGTAAATCTTGGATCGATGGTGGCTTAGAGCCAAGAGCTGTCACCAGGGATTTAGACTGGGGTATACCGGTGCCTGTTGAAGGCGGAGAAGGAAAAGTATTATACGTATGGTTTGATGCCCCGATCGGATATATTTCATCTACCAAAGAATGGGCTGCTCGTGAAGGAAAAGACTGGGAACCGTATTGGAAAGATAAAGACACTAAATTGGTGCACTTTATAGGTAAGGATAATATTGTTTTTCACTGTATTATTTTCCCATCCATGCTAAAGGCAGAAGGAAGCTATATTTTACCGGAAAACGTTCCTGCAAACGAGTTCTTGAACTTAGAAGGAAACAAGCTTTCTACATCTAAAAATTGGGCGGTTTGGTTACATGAATATTTAGTGGATTTTCCAGAAATGCAAGATTCGCTACGTTATACACTTACAGCAAACGCACCGGAAACAAAGGATAATGATTTTACTTGGAAAGATTTTCAAGCACGTAACAACAATGAATTAGTTGCCATTTTAGGTAATTTCATTAACAGGGTAGTTGTACTGACCAACAAATATTATGATGGCAAAATACCAGCTACAGGTAGTTTAACCAACGTTGATGCAGAGACACTTGAGCAATTATCAAAATACCCTGAAATCGTTTCAACTTCTATTGAGCGTTACCGTTTTAGAGAAGCTGGTCAAGAATTAATGAACCTTGCCCGTTTGGGGAATAAATATTTAGCCGATGAAGAACCATGGAAGGTCATTAAGGTAGATGAAGAACGCGTAAAAACAATTATGAACGTGGCTTTACAAATAGCTGCAGGTTTAGCTGTTTTAAGTGAGCCATTTTTACCATTTACATCTAATAAATTAAAGAATATTTTAAATCTATCTTCTTCTGGGACTGAGCGTAGCCAAAGTCTTAACTGGAACGATGTTTCTAATAAAAAAGCATTATTGAAGCCTGAACATCAAATAAATAAAGGAGAATTACTTTTCAGAAAAATTGAGGATGCTGAAATACAAACTCAGTTAGATAAATTAGAAGCGACCAAAAAAGCGAACGAGAACGAAAACAAACAAGTAATGCCACAAAAAGATACGATTACCTTTGATGATTTTTCTAAATTGGATATGCGTGTAGGTACCATTATCGAAGCTGAGAAAATAGCGAAGGCCAAAAAGCTTTTAGTACTTAAGGTTGATACCGGATTAGATGTTAGAACCATAGTTTCCGGTATTGCAGAAAGCTTTAAACCAGAAGAAATTGTTGGTAAAAAGGTAACAGTGTTAGTCAACCTGGCACCAAGAGCATTGCGCGGTGTTGAGAGTGAAGGTATGATATTAATGACAGAAAACGCCGATGGAAAATTGGTATTTGTAAATCCTGATGAGGATGGAGTTGGTAATGGATTGACCATTAATTAA
- a CDS encoding DUF1501 domain-containing protein, whose amino-acid sequence MCNTHHTPFKGLHHEGHDEEHKTWSRRSFLQAMGIAGSGSMMLGSNMLSASAPSALSAAISGAETDNILILIRLSGGNDGLSTVIPIEQYDSYANARPNIYIPESKVLKLTDEFGVPSYMNSIAPMWDQGQFKAVHGVGYEGQSLSHFTGSDIFANTDIETTGFSGLNTGWMGRHFESIYPDYLVNPPAAPAAIQIGQFGSLVFQGDETNYAFVTSNVDQLEEIAESGVVYGLEDTLFNNCMYGDQLKFLRGVANTTYEYSGIIHDAYTRGQNQVEYQDNSFARQLALIARLIKGNLGTKVYMISMGGFDTHGNQPQAHARLMTNLSVAVNNFYEDIAFTQQDDKVLSMTFSEFGRRIFENGSNGTDHGKATPTLFFGSGLNGSAFVGDHPTLDDPDGRGNLEYTMDFRDLYATVLAEWLCVDIPLVEAHLLNYKPYVPVDLGFSCSGEPFPDIAYSDGEVTPPVPPGEEAETPITPDLLNAVVHKPFYPTDQTPHIYLEMPFSAHVDIQLYNILGQKVGTVFNEMMLEGSTEINIRERMPEQLSTGKYIYRINVQNQKMSKSVMVA is encoded by the coding sequence ATGTGCAATACACACCATACCCCATTTAAAGGCCTACATCACGAAGGTCATGATGAAGAACATAAAACATGGAGCAGACGCTCTTTTTTACAAGCAATGGGCATTGCGGGATCAGGCTCAATGATGTTAGGTTCCAACATGCTATCAGCTTCTGCCCCATCTGCATTGTCTGCAGCAATTTCGGGCGCGGAAACAGATAATATACTAATACTTATTCGCTTATCTGGCGGTAATGACGGGCTAAGCACCGTTATTCCTATTGAACAATATGATAGTTACGCAAATGCAAGACCCAACATATATATACCAGAAAGTAAAGTACTTAAATTGACCGATGAATTTGGTGTTCCTTCCTATATGAATTCCATTGCCCCAATGTGGGATCAAGGTCAGTTTAAAGCTGTTCATGGTGTAGGATATGAAGGTCAAAGTTTATCACACTTTACAGGTTCAGATATTTTTGCCAATACAGACATAGAAACTACGGGTTTTAGTGGACTAAATACTGGTTGGATGGGTAGGCACTTTGAAAGTATTTACCCAGATTATTTAGTAAATCCGCCAGCAGCACCTGCTGCCATTCAAATTGGACAATTCGGAAGTTTGGTCTTTCAAGGGGACGAAACCAATTATGCCTTTGTCACCTCAAATGTGGATCAATTAGAAGAAATAGCCGAATCTGGTGTAGTCTATGGTCTAGAAGATACCTTGTTCAACAATTGTATGTACGGTGATCAATTAAAGTTCTTAAGAGGTGTTGCCAATACAACCTATGAATATTCAGGCATTATTCACGACGCTTACACACGTGGACAAAACCAAGTTGAATATCAAGATAATAGTTTTGCCCGCCAGCTGGCTCTTATAGCAAGATTGATCAAAGGTAATCTGGGTACTAAGGTTTATATGATTTCTATGGGAGGATTTGATACCCATGGCAATCAACCACAGGCACATGCACGTTTAATGACCAACTTATCTGTAGCCGTAAATAACTTCTATGAAGATATTGCATTTACTCAACAAGATGATAAAGTATTGAGCATGACTTTTTCTGAATTTGGTAGACGTATTTTCGAGAATGGTTCTAATGGTACCGATCACGGTAAGGCCACACCAACATTGTTCTTTGGATCAGGCTTAAACGGTAGTGCTTTTGTAGGTGACCACCCCACTTTAGATGACCCGGACGGAAGAGGTAATTTAGAATATACAATGGATTTTAGAGATCTGTACGCCACGGTATTAGCAGAGTGGCTCTGCGTTGACATTCCATTGGTAGAGGCACATTTATTGAATTACAAACCCTATGTTCCGGTAGATTTAGGTTTTAGTTGTAGTGGAGAACCATTTCCAGATATAGCTTACAGTGATGGTGAAGTTACACCACCGGTACCGCCAGGGGAAGAGGCCGAAACACCTATAACTCCAGACTTATTGAACGCTGTGGTACATAAACCATTCTACCCAACGGATCAGACACCACATATCTACCTAGAAATGCCATTTTCTGCACACGTAGATATTCAACTTTATAATATTTTAGGACAAAAAGTAGGCACCGTTTTCAACGAAATGATGTTAGAAGGTTCTACAGAAATAAATATACGAGAGCGCATGCCCGAACAGTTATCTACAGGTAAATACATCTATAGAATCAATGTACAGAATCAAAAGATGAGTAAATCTGTTATGGTAGCCTAG
- a CDS encoding histone deacetylase family protein — protein MLKIAYHPIYKHPLPEGHRFPMLKYELLPQQLIHEGTCTEANFFEPEIPNDKYIVAVHDPEYFYDLLNIMISPKMARKIGFPLSEELVERERIIADGTIKGCEYALKNGIAMNIAGGTHHAYSDHGEAFCMLNDQAIGARYLLNKGLAKKILIVDLDVHQGNGTAEIFQNDESVFTFSMHGAGNYPFKKEESDLDIALPKGTNDETYLSILKKELPRLIENIQPDFIFYLCGVDILESDKLGTLGLTLEGCKKRDEFVLSTCHRLKIPVQCSMGGGYSPDIKIIVEAHANTFRIAQRLYF, from the coding sequence ATGCTAAAAATAGCCTATCATCCTATTTACAAACATCCATTGCCAGAAGGGCACCGGTTTCCAATGCTAAAATATGAACTGCTACCACAGCAACTTATTCATGAAGGCACATGTACCGAGGCTAATTTCTTTGAGCCAGAAATACCAAATGACAAGTATATTGTAGCGGTACACGATCCTGAGTATTTCTATGATTTATTGAACATTATGATTTCGCCAAAAATGGCACGGAAAATAGGTTTTCCGCTATCAGAAGAACTGGTGGAACGAGAACGTATTATTGCTGATGGTACCATAAAAGGTTGTGAATATGCATTGAAAAATGGCATTGCCATGAATATAGCCGGTGGCACCCACCATGCTTATAGCGACCATGGTGAAGCCTTTTGCATGCTGAACGATCAGGCTATTGGCGCAAGATATTTACTGAATAAAGGGCTGGCGAAAAAAATTCTCATTGTTGATCTAGATGTGCACCAAGGCAACGGAACGGCAGAAATATTTCAAAATGATGAATCGGTTTTTACGTTCTCCATGCATGGAGCCGGTAACTACCCGTTCAAAAAAGAAGAATCTGACCTTGATATTGCCCTACCTAAAGGAACCAACGATGAAACCTATCTTTCTATTTTAAAGAAAGAATTACCTAGGCTAATTGAAAACATACAACCAGATTTTATCTTTTATCTATGTGGCGTAGATATTCTTGAGAGTGACAAATTAGGAACTTTAGGTTTAACTTTAGAAGGATGCAAAAAACGGGACGAGTTTGTTCTAAGCACTTGCCATAGACTAAAAATACCCGTACAATGCAGCATGGGTGGTGGTTACTCTCCTGATATCAAAATCATAGTTGAAGCGCATGCAAATACATTTAGAATAGCACAGCGTCTATATTTTTAA
- the recQ gene encoding DNA helicase RecQ, whose protein sequence is MMIQEQELLPLLKKYFGYDSFKPNQLSIIEDALQQKDVLAIMPTGGGKSLCYQLTALALEGTAIVISPLIALMKDQVDVLKANGIAAEYYNSSQSVETQQEILGKLERGELKLFYVAPESLGFFNNILGNLKISLFAVDEAHCISSWGHDFRPAYTQLGGLKRRFSNIPFMALTATADKTTQDDIVDQLSIPNANRHLASFNRPNLYLDVKPAQDKIKHILEFLEERPFESGIIYCLSRKSTEAIAEKLRNSGFKAKAYHAGMSSNERSLVQEEFITDKVPIIAATIAFGMGIDKSNVRWVIHYNLPKNIEGYYQEIGRGGRDGLPAHALLFYSFADVAQLRRFITQSENADVEYAKLERMQQFAEALSCRRIALLNYFGEQVTQGCGNCDICTAPPAYFDATVLAQKVCSGVARLKEREPMGMVIDVLRGAKNAQVLEKGYQHIKTYGAVTDVAWLDLQQYVIQMLNQGILEINFREGARIGLTPLANEVLFSGKKIQLAVLQKAVEKKKAPSKSKVKKTDLFEKLRLLRQQIATEQNVPAYVVFGDASLKDMEAKLPKNETEFMEVSGVGQAKLEKYADVFLQEIKKHVGTKKSKKKTHDQTFELFSDGLSVSEIATQRNLSENTIYGHLMKKHAEGEELDLDQFVDAKEIAQIEKAKSELTDATGLKDYFEYFEEKMPYWKIKFALYMLDA, encoded by the coding sequence ATGATGATACAAGAGCAAGAGTTACTTCCCTTATTAAAGAAATATTTTGGTTATGATTCCTTTAAACCGAATCAATTATCAATTATTGAAGATGCATTGCAACAAAAAGATGTATTGGCGATAATGCCAACAGGTGGTGGTAAATCCCTTTGCTATCAATTAACGGCTCTGGCACTTGAAGGTACCGCAATTGTGATTTCACCACTTATAGCGTTAATGAAAGATCAGGTAGATGTGCTTAAAGCTAACGGTATAGCTGCAGAGTACTACAACAGCTCCCAGTCTGTAGAAACACAACAAGAAATTCTTGGAAAGTTAGAGAGAGGAGAGTTGAAACTATTTTACGTTGCTCCTGAAAGTTTAGGCTTCTTTAATAACATTCTCGGGAACTTAAAAATAAGTCTTTTCGCAGTTGATGAGGCACATTGTATCTCTTCATGGGGACATGATTTTAGACCGGCTTATACTCAGCTCGGCGGATTGAAAAGAAGGTTTTCTAATATTCCTTTTATGGCTCTTACGGCAACTGCCGATAAGACTACACAAGATGACATTGTTGATCAATTAAGTATTCCGAATGCCAATCGCCATTTAGCTTCTTTTAATAGACCTAACCTATATTTGGATGTAAAACCTGCCCAAGATAAAATAAAGCATATATTAGAATTTTTAGAAGAGCGTCCTTTTGAAAGCGGTATTATCTATTGCCTTAGCCGTAAAAGTACCGAGGCTATTGCCGAGAAATTGCGCAATTCAGGTTTTAAGGCCAAAGCTTACCATGCAGGTATGTCTTCAAATGAGCGATCATTGGTGCAAGAAGAATTTATTACGGACAAAGTACCGATCATTGCAGCCACCATTGCATTTGGTATGGGTATAGACAAAAGTAATGTACGTTGGGTAATACATTATAATTTACCTAAAAATATAGAAGGCTATTATCAAGAGATTGGTCGTGGTGGTAGGGACGGACTGCCAGCACATGCCTTGTTGTTCTATAGTTTTGCAGATGTAGCGCAATTACGAAGGTTTATAACCCAAAGTGAAAATGCAGATGTTGAATATGCTAAATTAGAGCGCATGCAACAGTTTGCCGAAGCCTTAAGTTGCCGTAGGATTGCATTGTTGAACTATTTTGGAGAACAAGTTACCCAAGGTTGTGGTAATTGTGATATATGTACCGCACCGCCTGCTTATTTTGATGCTACGGTATTGGCTCAAAAAGTATGTTCCGGAGTTGCCAGACTAAAGGAGCGTGAGCCTATGGGTATGGTGATTGATGTTTTAAGAGGGGCAAAAAACGCACAGGTATTAGAGAAGGGATATCAGCATATAAAAACCTATGGTGCCGTAACAGATGTTGCATGGTTAGATTTACAGCAGTATGTAATTCAAATGTTGAACCAAGGTATTTTGGAAATCAACTTTAGGGAAGGGGCTAGGATCGGGTTAACACCCTTGGCAAACGAAGTTTTGTTTTCCGGTAAAAAAATACAATTGGCCGTTCTACAAAAAGCCGTGGAAAAGAAAAAGGCACCATCCAAATCAAAAGTGAAGAAAACCGATTTATTCGAAAAACTACGATTGCTTAGGCAACAGATCGCAACAGAACAGAATGTTCCTGCTTATGTAGTTTTTGGTGACGCCAGTTTGAAAGATATGGAAGCCAAGTTACCTAAGAATGAAACGGAATTTATGGAGGTATCCGGAGTAGGTCAGGCGAAATTAGAGAAGTATGCAGATGTGTTTTTGCAGGAAATTAAAAAGCATGTAGGCACTAAAAAATCTAAAAAGAAAACTCACGATCAAACTTTTGAATTGTTTTCTGACGGATTATCGGTTTCTGAGATAGCCACGCAAAGAAACCTATCTGAAAACACCATTTACGGACATTTAATGAAAAAACATGCCGAAGGTGAGGAGCTAGATTTAGATCAGTTTGTTGACGCTAAAGAAATAGCACAAATAGAAAAAGCCAAATCAGAATTAACCGATGCTACAGGGTTGAAAGATTATTTTGAATACTTTGAAGAAAAAATGCCTTATTGGAAAATTAAGTTTGCGTTGTATATGTTGGATGCTTAG
- a CDS encoding phosphatase PAP2 family protein, protein MKKLLILLGFILCISLSAQETSKDSVETRWNMFKYDIATMFQGVGYSYTRPLHWEGNQWAQFGAVVGGTALVYLADDDTSRFIRNNREGVPQVIRDYGEFYGSPSNNYMATSGVYAVGLITKNEKLRRTGVLLISSATSAGLLQQVLKSVVGRARPLADLGKDTFDPFNSSRNFHSFPSGHALLAFTNAYAIGKQFKSPWVKAGIYTLGAIPGISRVWDGQHWLSDMVFAFAISIATVESIDRYLDKKYDQKYNNQKKLVSWNLNFGPGTMGVTVNF, encoded by the coding sequence ATGAAAAAATTATTGATCCTTTTAGGCTTTATTTTATGTATTTCATTAAGTGCACAAGAAACCAGTAAAGATTCTGTTGAAACAAGATGGAATATGTTCAAGTATGATATTGCCACCATGTTTCAAGGTGTGGGATATTCTTATACAAGACCTCTACATTGGGAAGGAAATCAATGGGCTCAATTTGGTGCGGTCGTTGGCGGTACAGCTTTGGTATATTTAGCAGATGATGATACCTCTAGGTTTATTAGAAATAACAGGGAAGGAGTACCCCAAGTAATTCGTGATTATGGAGAATTTTACGGTAGCCCATCAAACAACTACATGGCAACTTCTGGTGTTTATGCAGTGGGATTAATAACCAAAAACGAAAAACTTAGAAGAACCGGTGTGCTACTGATATCCTCAGCCACCTCTGCCGGATTATTACAGCAGGTCTTAAAATCTGTCGTGGGCAGAGCAAGACCGCTCGCCGATCTAGGTAAGGATACCTTTGATCCATTTAACTCCAGCAGAAATTTCCATTCTTTTCCATCTGGACATGCCCTACTTGCATTTACGAATGCATATGCCATAGGCAAGCAATTTAAGAGTCCATGGGTAAAAGCAGGAATTTATACCCTAGGAGCAATACCTGGTATTTCACGTGTTTGGGACGGTCAACATTGGTTGAGCGATATGGTCTTTGCTTTTGCTATAAGTATTGCAACAGTAGAATCCATAGACAGATATTTGGATAAAAAATATGACCAAAAGTACAACAACCAAAAGAAGTTAGTAAGTTGGAACTTAAATTTTGGTCCAGGCACTATGGGTGTGACCGTCAATTTCTAA
- a CDS encoding Tex family protein: MQLLPFILKHTQLPEKGIQNTIELLNADCTIPFISRYRKEKTGNLDEVQVGAIVQFKEQFEALEKRKKAIIKAVDEQGVLTTELQQKFERAEDLTQLEDLYLPFKKSKKTKAEVARKNGLEPLAKIIMAQRNDDIEFTASKYLSNTVENEDDALEGARHIISEWINERTDIRASIRSQLARFAIISTKVIGTKKDDEKAQKFRDYFDWSEPLNKCPSHRLLAILRAESEKFIRVKIELDDERLLDRIENRIIKTNNACAQQIEMALTDAYKRLLFPSLSKELLKAAKEKADDDAIAVFSNNLRQLLLGAPLGEKRILAIDPGFRTGCKVVCLDAQGNLLHNETIYPHAPQNDVGGAIKKLSSLANAYKIEAIAIGNGTASRETEQVVKKVLFNDPLEVFVVSEAGASIYSASKIAREEFPNYDVTVRGAVSIGRRLADPLAELVKIDPKSIGVGQYQHDVDQNKLKTSLDTVVESCVNSVGVNINTASVPLLSYVSGIGPKLAENIVSQRKEKGAFKSRKDIMDVPRLGGKAFEQGAAFLRIKDAENPLDDSAVHPESYAIVKQMAKDKGTEILSLIGNKTLLKDIDLQKYCTAEVGLPTLEDIRSELEKPGLDRREKAKVFTFDQTIKSITDLHSGQLLPGIVNNITNFGCFVDIGIKESGLIHVSNLSDSFVKDVNEHVHLHQQIIVKVLDVDVSRKRIQLKLHK; this comes from the coding sequence ATGCAATTACTGCCCTTTATACTTAAACACACCCAACTGCCCGAAAAAGGAATACAGAATACCATTGAGCTTTTAAATGCCGATTGCACCATCCCTTTTATATCAAGATACCGTAAAGAAAAAACCGGAAATTTGGATGAAGTCCAAGTGGGAGCCATTGTTCAATTCAAGGAACAATTTGAAGCGCTTGAAAAACGTAAAAAAGCAATTATAAAAGCAGTTGATGAGCAAGGCGTACTTACAACAGAACTACAACAAAAATTTGAGCGCGCTGAAGACCTTACCCAATTAGAGGATCTTTATTTGCCTTTCAAAAAAAGCAAAAAAACAAAAGCCGAAGTTGCCCGTAAAAACGGACTAGAGCCTTTGGCAAAAATCATTATGGCGCAACGTAATGATGATATTGAGTTTACGGCATCTAAATACCTTAGCAATACTGTAGAAAATGAAGATGATGCTTTAGAAGGTGCGCGTCATATTATTTCTGAGTGGATCAATGAAAGAACAGATATTAGAGCGTCTATCAGATCTCAATTAGCAAGATTTGCCATTATTAGCACCAAAGTGATCGGCACAAAAAAAGATGATGAAAAGGCGCAGAAATTCCGTGATTATTTTGATTGGAGCGAGCCTTTGAACAAATGTCCGTCACACAGATTATTAGCCATACTTCGCGCCGAATCGGAAAAATTCATTCGGGTTAAAATTGAATTGGATGATGAACGATTATTAGACCGAATAGAAAACAGAATTATAAAAACAAATAATGCCTGTGCCCAACAAATTGAAATGGCTTTGACAGATGCCTATAAGAGATTATTGTTTCCTTCTTTATCCAAAGAACTTTTAAAAGCGGCAAAGGAAAAAGCAGACGATGATGCCATTGCTGTATTTTCCAATAATCTGAGACAATTATTATTGGGCGCTCCTTTGGGAGAAAAACGTATACTTGCCATTGACCCCGGTTTTAGAACGGGCTGCAAAGTGGTTTGTTTAGATGCCCAAGGCAATTTGCTACACAATGAAACCATATACCCACATGCACCACAAAACGATGTTGGCGGAGCTATCAAAAAATTAAGCTCATTGGCAAATGCGTATAAAATTGAAGCTATTGCCATTGGCAACGGCACAGCGTCAAGAGAAACGGAACAAGTTGTAAAGAAAGTACTATTCAACGATCCCCTTGAAGTTTTTGTAGTGAGCGAAGCTGGTGCCTCTATCTATTCCGCATCTAAAATTGCGCGAGAAGAGTTTCCCAATTATGATGTTACCGTACGTGGCGCCGTTTCTATTGGTAGGCGCTTGGCTGATCCACTTGCGGAACTGGTAAAAATAGACCCTAAATCTATTGGTGTAGGGCAATACCAACATGATGTAGATCAAAACAAGCTAAAAACTTCGTTAGATACGGTAGTTGAAAGTTGTGTGAACTCCGTCGGCGTAAATATCAATACTGCCAGTGTTCCACTATTAAGTTATGTATCTGGTATTGGTCCTAAATTAGCGGAGAATATTGTAAGCCAAAGAAAGGAAAAAGGAGCTTTTAAAAGCCGAAAAGATATTATGGATGTTCCTCGTTTAGGCGGCAAAGCGTTTGAACAAGGGGCGGCATTTCTACGTATTAAAGATGCTGAAAATCCGCTTGACGATTCTGCCGTTCACCCAGAGAGTTACGCTATCGTAAAACAAATGGCAAAAGATAAAGGAACCGAAATTCTTTCCTTGATTGGCAACAAAACGCTTCTTAAAGACATAGACTTACAAAAATATTGCACCGCCGAAGTTGGACTCCCTACCCTGGAGGATATACGTTCAGAACTTGAAAAGCCTGGACTGGACCGCAGGGAAAAGGCAAAAGTGTTCACCTTTGACCAAACTATTAAATCGATCACCGATCTACACAGTGGGCAATTACTACCAGGTATTGTAAACAACATTACCAACTTTGGGTGTTTTGTGGATATAGGTATTAAGGAAAGCGGATTGATCCATGTTTCAAATCTTTCGGACAGCTTCGTTAAAGATGTTAACGAGCATGTTCATTTACACCAACAAATTATTGTAAAGGTATTAGATGTTGATGTTTCAAGAAAACGAATTCAATTGAAGCTTCACAAATAG
- a CDS encoding single-stranded DNA-binding protein has protein sequence MNALKNKVQLIGHLGQDPEIVNLEGGNKLAKFSIATTDSYKNANGEKVDDTQWHNIVAWGKTAEIVENYLIKGKQVAIEGKLTHRSYETKEGDKRYITEVRCNELLMLGK, from the coding sequence ATGAACGCATTAAAGAACAAAGTACAGTTGATTGGACATTTAGGGCAAGACCCAGAAATTGTAAACTTGGAAGGAGGCAACAAATTGGCAAAATTTTCCATTGCTACCACAGACAGTTACAAAAATGCAAACGGAGAAAAAGTAGATGATACCCAATGGCATAATATTGTAGCGTGGGGTAAGACTGCTGAAATCGTAGAGAATTATTTGATAAAAGGCAAACAGGTTGCCATAGAGGGAAAATTAACCCATCGCTCTTATGAAACCAAAGAAGGTGATAAAAGATATATTACCGAAGTTAGGTGTAATGAGCTGTTGATGCTAGGAAAGTAA